A genome region from Bacteroides stercoris ATCC 43183 includes the following:
- a CDS encoding HU family DNA-binding protein: MALKYVVTKRVFGFDKTNTEKYVAKSVGSGKMNFDKMCEKVSRLCGIHRKVVDLVVSGLVDMMAEDIDDGKTIQMGEFGLFRPTIKTKSANTEDAVKASNILSKRIVFTPGKIFNRMLNEMSVTRSVPVDTDYTDGSSSSGNNGSGGSGNGGEEENPLG, translated from the coding sequence ATGGCTTTAAAGTATGTAGTAACCAAAAGAGTATTCGGCTTTGACAAGACGAACACAGAAAAGTATGTAGCGAAATCTGTCGGTTCGGGTAAAATGAACTTCGACAAAATGTGTGAAAAGGTCAGTCGTTTGTGCGGCATTCACCGCAAAGTGGTGGATTTGGTGGTAAGCGGTTTGGTAGATATGATGGCGGAAGATATCGACGACGGCAAGACCATACAAATGGGTGAGTTCGGATTGTTCCGCCCTACAATTAAAACCAAAAGTGCGAATACGGAAGATGCCGTTAAGGCAAGCAATATCCTTTCAAAACGTATCGTGTTTACACCGGGAAAGATATTCAACCGCATGCTGAATGAAATGAGTGTTACCCGTTCCGTACCTGTAGACACCGATTATACGGACGGCAGCAGCAGTAGCGGGAACAATGGCAGTGGCGGTTCCGGCAACGGCGGCGAAGAAGAAAACCCGTTAGGCTGA
- a CDS encoding phosphoribosyltransferase, translating to MAKTMEEVLERFRTIEFHDDFDMIVAIANGGIVPAGIINQRLQKEVHLLRINLRDEYQHPKYDAPQLLAPVDFNFRGKSILLVDDRIKTGATIKLARELLKEARSIKTFAVNGTADYALFDETCFKFPWIL from the coding sequence ATGGCAAAAACAATGGAAGAAGTGCTGGAACGCTTCCGTACGATTGAGTTTCACGATGATTTTGATATGATTGTAGCCATTGCCAATGGCGGCATCGTTCCGGCAGGCATCATCAATCAGCGTTTACAAAAAGAAGTGCATCTGCTACGCATCAATTTGAGGGACGAATATCAGCATCCTAAGTACGATGCTCCGCAACTGCTGGCTCCTGTCGATTTTAACTTCAGGGGAAAAAGCATCCTGCTGGTGGACGACCGTATAAAAACAGGAGCTACCATAAAGTTGGCACGCGAACTGCTGAAAGAGGCACGCAGCATCAAAACCTTTGCAGTAAACGGTACGGCCGATTATGCGCTGTTTGATGAAACGTGTTTCAAATTTCCGTGGATATTATAA
- a CDS encoding DUF362 domain-containing protein translates to MEKAKVYFSDLRTSPTSNLLDKMERLLKRAGIGQLPLKDSFTAIKIHFGEPGNLAYIRPNYAARMANLLRSLGAKPFLTDCNTLYSGRRSNAVDHLQSAMENGFNPISAQCQVIIADGLKGTDYREIPIDGEYCPAPKIGTAIADADIIISMNHFKGHEQAGFGGALKNLGMGCASVGGKLELHASSQPKVATENCIGCNICVKHCAHDAIHLNAERKAEIDYTKCVGCGQCVALCQHDAAVVSDWDTSERLNYKIAEYSVAVLKDKPHFHISFIMNVSPECDCWNHNDAAIIPDLGMLASADPVALDKACADLVIQAPVLHSDNVLAKKHEHEDLCGCDKFHMIHPDTDWLAGLRHAEKIGLGTMDYELIKI, encoded by the coding sequence ATGGAAAAAGCCAAAGTATATTTTTCAGACCTACGTACCTCTCCCACCTCTAATCTTTTAGATAAGATGGAACGTCTGCTTAAACGTGCAGGCATCGGACAGCTTCCTTTAAAAGACAGTTTTACCGCTATCAAGATACATTTCGGCGAACCGGGCAATCTGGCGTATATCCGCCCTAATTATGCCGCCCGCATGGCAAATCTGCTTCGCAGTTTAGGAGCCAAGCCTTTTCTGACGGATTGCAATACGTTGTATTCCGGACGTCGCTCCAATGCGGTAGACCATTTGCAGAGCGCCATGGAGAACGGCTTCAATCCTATATCTGCCCAATGCCAGGTGATTATTGCCGACGGACTAAAAGGGACAGACTACAGAGAAATACCGATAGACGGAGAATACTGCCCTGCTCCCAAGATAGGTACTGCCATTGCCGATGCGGACATAATCATCAGCATGAACCATTTTAAAGGCCATGAACAGGCCGGATTTGGCGGCGCTCTGAAAAATCTCGGGATGGGATGCGCCAGCGTAGGCGGTAAGCTGGAACTGCATGCCTCCTCACAGCCCAAAGTTGCCACCGAAAATTGTATCGGATGCAATATCTGCGTAAAACACTGCGCCCACGATGCCATTCATCTGAATGCCGAACGCAAAGCGGAAATAGACTATACCAAATGTGTGGGATGCGGACAATGCGTAGCTTTGTGCCAGCACGACGCCGCCGTAGTGAGCGACTGGGATACGTCCGAACGGCTGAACTACAAGATTGCTGAATATTCCGTTGCCGTGCTGAAAGACAAACCGCACTTCCATATCAGTTTCATTATGAACGTATCGCCGGAGTGCGACTGCTGGAACCATAATGATGCCGCCATCATTCCCGACCTCGGCATGCTGGCATCGGCAGACCCCGTAGCGCTGGATAAGGCGTGTGCAGACCTGGTGATTCAGGCTCCCGTACTGCACAGCGATAATGTGCTTGCCAAAAAGCACGAACACGAAGACTTGTGCGGCTGCGACAAATTCCACATGATACATCCTGATACGGACTGGCTTGCCGGATTGCGTCACGCCGAAAAAATAGGCTTGGGAACAATGGATTACGAGTTGATAAAAATATAA